DNA from Arthrobacter sp. SLBN-112:
TATTGGCGGGGTGTCTCCACCTACCTCGCCAAGGGGGTGTTCCTGCCAGGGATCGACAAACCCGGCGCCGTTCCACCCAGGACCGACTTCCGGCCCCCGGACCCGACGGCGCTGTGGCACCTCGGCGTCGATACGGGGCGTGCCTACGCCGCAGTGTCAGGGGATTTCAATCCGATCCACCTGAGTGTGCTCTCGGCCAAGGCCCTGGGCATGCGGCGGTCGATAGCTCATGGAATGTACCTGGCCTCGCGTGCGCTCGCAGATGTTGGGCCTGCCCGTGGCGACTCATTCACGTGGGACGTGGAGTTCGAGGCTCCCGTTTTCCTGCCCTCCCGGGTTGCCTTGGAAATTGCCACCGATCACAGCGGTTCGGGGTCATGGAAGCACTCCCGGTTCGTCGCCTGGAGCCCCCGCTCCGGGCGCCGCCACTTCAGCGGGACAGTTGCCGCGCTTTAGCCAAACCGCGCCCCGGCCCAGGGCCTAGTCCTGCGGGCGGACAGCCCGCAGGATGCGGTGGAGGCTGAGGAGGACCGACTCGGAGGCCGGAACGGTCCCCTCGGTCGATTCCCTGCCCGCTGCGGCTGCCATGCAGGCTTCCACTGCTTTTTCCGCGGCATCGAACCGCTGTTTCTGGGTCTGTTCGTCAGCCTCGCTATAGGAGGCCAGGAGCTCTCCGGTTGCCGTGATGGCAGCTGAAAGCGGTTCACTGTCCTGCAGCGGGATTTCGTACGGTAGGTCGCTTTCCCAGATGACGTCGGAGAGCACGTCCGTCATGTCCTGGATGTGGAAGGTCACCCGTTCAAGTTCGCGCAGGTCGCGGTAGTCCTTGTCAACGTCCCTGGGGTGCAGCTTCCGCCTTGGGTTCGCGCGGCGGCTGGCGTCGGCTTCCTTGACCAGGTGCCGCACCGAGCTTGCGGCCGAGGCCAGCTCGTCCGACCGCCGCGACCAGTCCTCGTGTTTGGGCGGCCATTCCTCTGTTATTGCCGCCCCCATGTCGGTCAGCTGCCGCCCAAGGGCAACGCGCAGTTCGTTCAGGCTTGAAGCCGCTGCATCAAAGTGAAGTGGCGGAAAGATGAGGAAGTTTACAGCGATGCCCACGGCCACGCCGGCACCCATCTGGACCAGGTATCCGAACGAGAAATCGTCCGCGTTACTGCCGCCTACGAGCAGGACCAGCAGGGCCGCCGTCGGAATCCAATCGCTGCCCGAACCGATACCCGGTAAGCCGCCCAGCAGCACACCGATCCCCATGAAGAGTGCCACCGTCAACGGGGAGGGCTCGGCAATGCTGACCAGGATGAAGGCGAGGCCGATTCCCATCGCCAACCCCGCGAGTGCCTGCGCCCCCTGCCGCACCGAGCCGGCGACGTTGTGGTACATGGCCACCAGGGCGCCCAGCGGCGCATAGTACGCGTAATGCGAGGCCGCACCCGGCATAAGGGGCGCGATGGCGAACGCAAGGCCCGCGGCAAGCGCCGCCTTGGCAGCCAACTGCAGCCGCTGCGCCGCAAAGGCAGCGGAAAGCCCCGCCACCGATTGTTTGAGAAGTTGGGTCCCCCGAGCCCACCGTGCATCCGGTCGCGCTTGAGTATTGCCCATCCGGACCACAGTAGGGCCGGAGGCTCCTCAGGACAAACCGGCAGCGGAGCGCCGCACTTCTGCGGCCAGGCGATGCGCCCTTCCCGGCGTCCGGCCTTCCTCCTGCCGGCGCGGGATGTAGCCGAAGCCCAGCCCGTAGGATGGATCCGCAAAACCGAGCGCAGCGTTGGCACCCTCATGGCCGAAAGCCCGGTGGCTGCCAAAATTCCGCGAAGGGTGGGGCTTCATGAAGACGACGGCAAACGCGTTGTCCAGGCCGGAAGAGCGGTCTAGGCCCCACACCTGTTCCCGGGTCATGGCCTCCACCGTCCGGCTTGCCAGGAACGGCTGCCTGCCGTCGACACCTGTGGTCGCGGCGGCGTAGAGCCGCGCCAGGCCTTCCGCTGAGCCCACCCCGCCGGCGGCGGACATTCCGGCGGCCCGGACGCCGGGGATGTTCGGCAGCTCCATGATGGTGCTGACGGGCGCGTTGCTGTTGAGGCCTTCGAGGCTG
Protein-coding regions in this window:
- a CDS encoding MaoC/PaaZ C-terminal domain-containing protein, which produces MTLAQPVILAEMPSLSKLYVNAAAQAARRRLLGTHDSAVLPAETHEVRGVRVGVENLTAYQHLIGETASDVLPAGFIHAIAFPLAMSVLNRDDFPLPLLGMIHLHNSVEQRSPLVFTDVLDMTARVENLQGHRSGTQVDVVAEVRRTGSAEVYWRGVSTYLAKGVFLPGIDKPGAVPPRTDFRPPDPTALWHLGVDTGRAYAAVSGDFNPIHLSVLSAKALGMRRSIAHGMYLASRALADVGPARGDSFTWDVEFEAPVFLPSRVALEIATDHSGSGSWKHSRFVAWSPRSGRRHFSGTVAAL
- a CDS encoding FUSC family protein, whose product is MAGLSAAFAAQRLQLAAKAALAAGLAFAIAPLMPGAASHYAYYAPLGALVAMYHNVAGSVRQGAQALAGLAMGIGLAFILVSIAEPSPLTVALFMGIGVLLGGLPGIGSGSDWIPTAALLVLLVGGSNADDFSFGYLVQMGAGVAVGIAVNFLIFPPLHFDAAASSLNELRVALGRQLTDMGAAITEEWPPKHEDWSRRSDELASAASSVRHLVKEADASRRANPRRKLHPRDVDKDYRDLRELERVTFHIQDMTDVLSDVIWESDLPYEIPLQDSEPLSAAITATGELLASYSEADEQTQKQRFDAAEKAVEACMAAAAGRESTEGTVPASESVLLSLHRILRAVRPQD